aagcccggagccaagtttcaaggcgatgggccggagatgggctgagacccggatatggcttaaggcccgtagttataattATTATTATCATggaacttgtagcgtaaggcaagtatagtttagagtccgagcaggatactcttataagccggccgggaatctaagggctgctgggcgtcagcctccttatataaagggacgacccggcagcggattgagggcgagaacaatctcatcgagagccggggatAGTTGTTTAACTcccggcgatcgtaaccctaatcaatatcaccctagactggacgtaggcttttaccttcaccgtaaggggccgaaccagtataaaccctcgtgttccttgtcccgcataaccccttcaagcttcctagttgcgatggctccacgactaagtcctagctcaaggacatctgccgtgacaattccacgacagagggAGTATGACTTTGGCCTTTTCGCGAAATAAACAAAAAATAAATTGTACCCTACCTTTCCTAATGGCAAAGCTATTCTTTTTTAGGGAAAGGCAGAGCTCCAAATGGCTTATTTTTTAGACAAAGAGCTCCAAATGGCTGCCACTCTCCAAGACGCCACGCGTTCATGGCTTTACCAAAGCCCAGCACAAGACGACGAAGGCGTGGGCTCTCGGCCCGTGCGGCACTGAGTTTCCAAGTCTGAACTCCACTCACTCCCGACGATCGCTCCAGTGGTTGGTTCATTTGCACCCACGCCACACCACGCCACGATCACCCCCCTCAAAAGAACAAAAATCCGTCAGTCGACGTCGACGTGCAGATTCAGATACCTGTGGCCATTCGACCGCGAGCAGTCCGGCAGTGGGCGAACGTGGACGGTAACGCAGCGCGCACGCGTGAGCTAGCTAGCCGCGTAGCCGAGGACAAGAACACCATCGCCATTACCAGGTGTTGGTGAGGTGAGAATCATCCCGTCCCACTGCGCGTTGCTCGACACTGTCCACTCGCTGGCTACAGCTTGGTTGACACGGCTGCCTATGCATGTTAGCAGCTATCTTAGCCTAGGCACCCAGCTAACCCCCGCGCGGACGTCGTTTCGTAGCCTAGCTAGTCCGCTAATACACGCAAAATGATTTGAGCTGTCATTCCGCTGGTGCTGTTCCTAGTACCATCGCCGCGGAAAAAGGTTGCATCTCACGCACCTAAGGTTTTTACTGACACGCAACCACAAAAATGAACCaccaaatgtgtgtgtgtgtgtgtgtgtgtgtgttggaagGAACCATCTGCCTTGCTTCTTCAAATCCAAGGCAAATCCAGTAACTACAGTACTGTTTTTACTCACTGGCGTGCAGCCAAAGTAACGATCTGATCAAGCGTGTTCATCGGTTCTAGACTTACCCAGAGCGCCAAGCAAGACACTCCTACGAATGGATCTCTTCTTTTTTAAGTGCCTCTAGGTGAGGCAGTGACTGGCCTGCGCAAGTAAGTAAAATAGCTTCCCACTGAAACAATTGACCGGTGACTCTGCTCTCCACAACAACAACTAGCCGTTCAGTCAGTCTTCAGTggcagcagtagaaaaagaagccGGAGTAGGAATGTACACGCACCTGCAGCCGCAGTCGCCATCTCCGAGCACTGCTGGTGGTGATACAACCTTTATCGGCCCACTAATTATCAGTGCTTTACTGACGCTTAACGAAAGCTGACTAGTATGTTCCAACCAACCCATCCAAAACAACCACACCACATCGACGATCGATGATCGATTGATCGGCATGTTGGATTGGAATCCGGGGTAGGAAGCACGGAACATCTCCCTGCCTAACCCTGCCCTCTGCATGCGTTTCAGATGGATCCTCCTGGTGTGTGTGTAACAGCAGAGGCGGTTCACAGTTCGTGCCCTGCAAGCACGGAACACCAACCGGCCGGTGCTCTGCCTCTGGCGCTCTGCCACTCGCACGCAGGAATCTTCCTCCGCTCACTGTCTGTCAGGACGCAAAATTGTAACTGAATCCTTCTTTATTGGGTATGTATGTATTCACATCAAGCCTGATCGATCACGGGCACATCACCAACACATGAGTAACAATCTAATGAAGCGTCAAAACAGAGAGTAACAATCTAATGAAATGAATGGTCAGGTATGAAGTTAGCTGCTGTAACTGTAACTGACAGGAACTGAGAGAGGAGAGAGAAAGGTGTCTGTAAATTTTGATCTATGGTATACTGCTATACGGGATGTTTGCTAACGGAGACGATTATATGGACCGATCACATCGCAATAGGTTTGGTTTTCGGCCGGCCCTTCCGCTTGCCGGCGACGAGGTACCGGTGGGCGGCGACCAGCTCCTCCCGGAACCGCGCCAGGTCGAGCCGCACGTTCTGCCGGTCCAGGTACACCTTCTTGGTCACGTCCCAGCCGCGCTGCGCTACGCCGGCGGGGTCCGTCAGCACGGGGTGGCCGGCCGGGTACTCGCGGGCCAGGGAGCTCTCCTCCGGCAGGATCTTGTACCCGACGTACCGGAGGCCGAGGCGCGCCGCCGGCTCGCCGTAGTACTCGTTCGCCGCCCAGTCCGTGCCCAGCGGCACCACCTGGATGAACACCTTGCCGGGGCGCATGAAGAGGAAGTGCGTCATGGCGGCGCCGTGCACGCCCACCATCGCGTCGCTCGCGTTCAGGTCGCGGTATATCTTGCACATCTCCGTGCTCCGCTCCGGCCGGACCACGCGCACGTCGAACCCCACGTCCGCGGCCACCGCCTTCAGCTCCTCCTCGTTCTCGATCACGCGGGACCCCGTCCTCGACACGATCACCAGCTTCGGCCTCTCCGCCGGAGCCGCCGGGTGCTTGCTCGGGAGCGCGAgcttgccggcggcggcgccgctggCGCGGCGTTGCTTGCGGGCGGCCTTGCGCTCCATGCGCTCCAGGTAGTTGATGCGGGGGCGGTAGGCGTCGTCGAGGAGGCGCCGGAAGTCGCGGATGCTCCGGCCCTCGGGGGTCCTGGCGGGGTCCACGGTGAGCTCGCCGTGGATGCGGAGGCCGGCGATCACCTCGGGGAAGCAGTGCACGCGGCGATCGGCGGTGAAGTCGATAGGCGGGAACGCCGAGAGCCGGGACACGACGTCGCCGTACTTGGTCATCCACCAGTCGTGGTACTCGAGGATGACGAACACCACGCGGCGCTGGAGGTGGCCCGCCGTCACGAACATCGGGAGGAGGCCGTCGTTGAACTCGTGGTACACGTTGCCCGTGAACCCGCCCGTGGAGAGCAGCACGGCCGGCATGTCGTGCCGCACGTCGCAGCGCGCGGCCTCGCCGGGGGACACGCGGTGGAAGCGCACCTCGTCGATGGTCTTCATCACGTGCGCCTCCCACTTGCGCGTGTACGGCCGtatcctctcctcctcctccaccgccggtCGCCCGGCGGAGGACACGAGCTGGAACGACGCGCTCGCCGAGTGCATGCGCAGGTCGCCGCGCGCGAAGCACATGTCCGCGCGCCTCGACGAGCGGTCGCAGCACAGGGTGTCGTTGCCGATCCCGGAGCACTTCTCACTCTGCTGCTGCtgcgtggccgccgccgccgccgccgcaccgccggtGCGCGCGAAGGAGAAGAAGGCGCCCGGAGCCGCGAGGAGCGTGGCGAGGCCGAAAAGGCAGATGAGGAGCAGGCCGAAGAAGCCGCTCAGGCTGAGCGCCCTGGACTTGGCCGGCTTGCCGTTCTTGCCGGCGGCGCCTCCGGTGCCGTAGTCATGGTAGTAGTACATGATCCGGCGGCCGCCGCCCTTGGGCGGCGAGGCCTTGCATGACAGCTCCTCCTGGTCAGGCTCCCCCTTGTCGAACTGCACGACGTAGATTCTGTGCTGTTGCACCATGTTCTCGCGGTtctagagagagagaagagagagagagagtcgaagggagagagagagaggagagagaaagTTCTCGGGGTTTTGGATTGTGACGAAGCGAGAGGAGAGAGCCGGGGAGCTATAAATGGCACGGCAGAAGGGAGTACAAAATTAGCGGCGGTTAGAGGTTGAGGAGCCATGCTATGGCAACCCGGCCACAACACCCATGGAACATCCTTGAAGAAAAATTGTGGGTCCTTTGATTGCAACGGAGCATCAAGGTGGGGATATCGGCGCAAAGCTTTTGTTGGGTAACTGCGATTCATTAGTCAAATGTCAAAATCATAAATGAGGGCTTATCTTCTCACATTcttttctctctcaaaaaaaattaaAGCCAGCCATATATTCAGACACCACACTTCCATCGTACGCCATCGCTTTTCGACACCGATACAACTCAGAAAAGGCGACTCTTCTCGCTTTTCCCGCGTCCCGTTGCTTGATTTGTAGCCACTCCGTGCATGATACATCTCGAGTGACGGAGAATAGTCATTTAGATAAAGCGGTGTGGTCTATCTCTTGTGATCGTATATTGTGCTCGCTTTAAAACAACTCGCAAACGCAACACTTCAGAGTGACGCTAGTTGGTTTTATAGTAGAGCAATATCTTGTTGCACCTAGTGTCGCATTAGACGATAGATCCATATCTTGTTGCGCCGCATGTTGCGTTAGATGCTAGATCTGTGTTCGTTGTATAAATGTTCTTTTTTTGCTATTCTTTAGAAAAATTAAGAATGACCAAATGTGCGTCTTGTGTCCTTCTAGTGTGCGCCACCACCCTCAAAACAAACACCTACAAAGAAGACAGAAGTATACATAGACAATTTGTGTGAAGCCTTTATATCCCGGACGCTTTACTTTTATGAGGCTGGTGGTCTTCAAAAAAATATAGATGCGTGGCTTATGTATGGTGCTAGTTGACCAGACATCTTTATTCAACGCCGGTATAACTCAAGAAACGAGGGTCTTCTCGCTCTTCTTGCGTAGATTGCTCGATTTGAAGCAATTCCACACATGACACATCTAGAGGTCACAATAGTTGACCAAGTAAAGCGGTGAACTCTATCTCATGTGATAATATACTGTGCTCGGTTTGAAACAACTCACAAATGCAAGACTTCAAAGTGACGCTATTTGGTTGGATGGTAGGTACATAACTTGTTGCACCAAGTGTCGCATTAGAGCCGTACACGTTGTATAAATGCATATATCTTTGGCTACTCTTCCGAAAAATTAAGAACGATCAAATCCGCATCCTATGTCCTTCTAGTGCGCGCCCCTACCCTCAAAACAAAGAAGTCAAAAGTACACATAAACAACTTATGTAATGCCCTTGAATCTCGGGTGCTTTTCATTCATGATGGCTTGGTCAATTCGGAACAACCCGTGAAATGTCAGATATACGCAAGTTATATACGGTGCTGGTTGACCAGATGTTCTATCGATGGCACTTTACCTCTTTGTGTCTGACGATGGCTTGTGAATTCAACAAGACTACGGGGTCGACCGATTAAATCTTGTGCAGAAGCCCTTCCACCCCGCTGTAATACGACAATATTTGTTTTGCGTTGCACTTGTGTGTGTGGACCTAGCGTTTTCCATGTGAGATTGGGGTTGTTTTGAGTTGGCAGTGTGCCAGGCTGAAGGGTGGTTTGAGCAAAGCATCGGGGCTAGCTAGGGTCCATGTGGAACTATTATTTCCGAGCGGGTTCCAATCCAAGCCATCTCAGTTCGATTTGACCAAGCAACCCACCACCCGTCTGCATGTTCTCTCCGGCTTCTCAAAAGCAACACCGCGTACGTCGGAGAAACCTTGGGATCCTTGCAAAAACAAGAGAAAATACACAggcaggatgatgatgatgaggaggatgcacTGGCTGCGTAATTTCTCCGGTTTACAGTGCAAGTTGTACGTGCTAGCTAGCTTGTACGTTGTACGTTAGTTGATGTAATTATTAAGATGGCGGATCCTAAGTAACATCATCGCATTTGGCACCGGTGTGATGAACACAACGGTACTTGCACAATGTGCATGGGATGCTTTAAGAACGGGCTTCGTACCATTGCGGATGAACTTGGCAGCGGAAGGAGCTGGCGGATCAGTTGAACTGTTAAGTTCGGCTGGTGTCTAACTCTGCAAGTACCAATTCAGACGGCTAATCACGACgaagtactagtactactaactaTGCATGCATCGTAGTAGGTACTCCGTCCGTCCTCTGCAAGTACCAACTCTGATGGCTAATCACATTCAAAAGGCGTATTTTTATCGCTCTGACCAAGTGACCAATGATTAACAATCCAATGTGCAATATTTTACGTCCCACAAAATTAATACGGAGTACTGTTGAAGACTTGAAGTCCTACATAAAAAGCATTCAAAATACTACTGTAGAAATAAACAACAAAGTTGAACTAAGACAGTCAAATGAGCTTAAGAAAATGAGGTTTAGCGCCAAAGGAGAAAGTTTTTACATATTTCTATCGTTCTGACCAATGATTAAGAATAATCCAGTAATGCACTACTTATGTGTCACAAAATTAAATATCCTATACAAACGCATCCAAAATACTGTATAAATTTCCCTAAAGATATTGTATaaacttaaaaaatttaaaaaacacaaaaaggaaaataaggaataAAAAAACTAGGACAGCCAaataagtttgatttttttttctatcaAACCGAATACATTCCTTTTGTCCAGAAATGTCAATGGAGAGGAGCTCAATAAAAGAGATTAAGATGAGCCATTCTTCTGTTGATTTATTGTGCTGAGCATTTGACCAGTTTTAAGTGTACTGTAATGTGAACTTCAAAGGAAGCAATGACGTACACCTTTCCATGGGCTAACTTTGTgatgcatgctaatgatgatgataatcATAATGTATCCCATGAAACTGACAAATGAAGCTGTGATCCGTGCCACTTTTTGTTGGATCCAACTAATTAACTATGCTCCGTCCTAATCTCGTGACCTCTCCTTTGCAGAATAATGTTCATTGTTTTACCAATATATTAATACTTGGTGGTAAAAGAAAGAAAACTGCCACGTTAGTCCCATCCAAAAAGTTGGTTGGCTCATATATGAAGGCAATGTCTATTGTTTTTAAATGGTGGAAATCACAAATTTGTCTCACAATCATAGCTAAAATAAAAGAGTCAGTGAGTTACCGCTCACATTTCTTTCTTCTTGTTGATCATATATTCAACAATTATCAATGATGGTACGCTCCTGCCCTTCCCCTTCCCCATCCAAGCCGATCGGCCTTGCATCGCTGGCTCACCTCTCGACCTGCCCTACTCGCAACTTCTCCGCCCGACCCCCTCTCGCCTCCCAACTCCCCATTTGCACGTAACTCTAACGACCGTTGTCATCGATCATCTCACAGTCACCACTAACTTTGCGAGGTTGAACAAGCTGATCTAACTGCGGCGAAAAACTGAAGTCACCGACAATACTTTGCAAAAGAGTAAAATAA
This region of Triticum aestivum cultivar Chinese Spring chromosome 2D, IWGSC CS RefSeq v2.1, whole genome shotgun sequence genomic DNA includes:
- the LOC123051760 gene encoding xylan glycosyltransferase MUCI21, whose product is MVQQHRIYVVQFDKGEPDQEELSCKASPPKGGGRRIMYYYHDYGTGGAAGKNGKPAKSRALSLSGFFGLLLICLFGLATLLAAPGAFFSFARTGGAAAAAAATQQQQSEKCSGIGNDTLCCDRSSRRADMCFARGDLRMHSASASFQLVSSAGRPAVEEEERIRPYTRKWEAHVMKTIDEVRFHRVSPGEAARCDVRHDMPAVLLSTGGFTGNVYHEFNDGLLPMFVTAGHLQRRVVFVILEYHDWWMTKYGDVVSRLSAFPPIDFTADRRVHCFPEVIAGLRIHGELTVDPARTPEGRSIRDFRRLLDDAYRPRINYLERMERKAARKQRRASGAAAGKLALPSKHPAAPAERPKLVIVSRTGSRVIENEEELKAVAADVGFDVRVVRPERSTEMCKIYRDLNASDAMVGVHGAAMTHFLFMRPGKVFIQVVPLGTDWAANEYYGEPAARLGLRYVGYKILPEESSLAREYPAGHPVLTDPAGVAQRGWDVTKKVYLDRQNVRLDLARFREELVAAHRYLVAGKRKGRPKTKPIAM